ATATTCACTTCTAATTCGACACAGCTCAACTAAATTTTTATTCCAAACATTTATTGAATCCCAATCACTTAATTCTACAGTTATACCTCCTCTACGATTATTCCCTACAAATCCAGATCCTTTAAATTCTTTCCCCGTTTGTAGTGATGCTTGTAAAGAGAATTTAGTTTGTTAATAATTACATCAAGTTTTTGCCGGATTTCAACATACACCGCTTCTGTAATGTATTCAAGATCAAAACTTGTAACAGTGTGGTCGATTATTTCCAGTGCGCTTGAGTAAGCTATGTTTGTAAAATAGGCTTTATCCTTATCACTGGCCCTCCCTGCACCCTCAGCTAAATTTGCTGT
This DNA window, taken from Rhodohalobacter mucosus, encodes the following:
- a CDS encoding four helix bundle protein; amino-acid sequence: MDKRFYTYSFEKLEVWQEARTLKKLLYKITQDFPREEIFGLTSQIRRSAASITANLAEGAGRASDKDKAYFTNIAYSSALEIIDHTVTSFDLEYITEAVYVEIRQKLDVIINKLNSLYKHHYKRGKNLKDLDL